One stretch of Asterias rubens chromosome 8, eAstRub1.3, whole genome shotgun sequence DNA includes these proteins:
- the LOC117293400 gene encoding glutamate receptor 2-like isoform X1 — MRPIFPLGDLWRGSALLLVAILVACLVSFCQGARQLSIGAIFTDKLTTSFFGFRRGAILHNVANNGTDSVQFVGFEKYVSDSNSFELGQKVCDLFTNGILLIGADIETPLIPTALSYSGTFHIPIIITSLSKRDMGLNTTGTRDYLVSLMPSLVPVVVDLVRFHQWKRFAFIYDGDKGLLRLHALMERLSFKTYDVAFRKINNRSSIIQTLREFRDTKRQQIICDTSNKNTKLLMEQIPLLGMVTASYHYIFMDLDIDKINMEKFQYGGMNVTGFNILNETSFNFIQMKRAWDYIKLQNTSTISRQKNVLTHRSGLMMDLVDVMDKTVKILKQEKKLEQFDNRGQRSCDDDPFRPWEFDKNVLRFLKRVSFTGATGPISFNNFGERSNYVFNILSLFDDGMQKIGTWDAKAVKQLKFDNVAYANGNGPGNSKNKTYLVTSVIEPPYLMLKEPRHLYFGNNRYQGYAIDLLEEIVKKTPFKYKINLVHDKAYGIPINGTWNGMVGELVDGKADLAVAPLTITSDRERVIDFTKPFMSLGISIMIKKPQTTKPDVFSFMHPLSYEIWMCIVLAYAGVSVVLFLVSRFSPKEWYPIEYTRVPTDEAPSGTNQLNDKTTNDFGITNSLWFSFGALMQQGCDISPRSLSGRIVGGVWWFFTLIIISSYTANLAAFLTVERMVTNIKSAQDLVQSKDVSYGMLGEGSTLEFFKQSKIPLYMDMWTYMNNSERSVLMTSNEQGAERVRHMNGKFAFLIESTINEYFSQQKPCDTMKVGQNLDSKSYGIGVSRNLIKFSDDLTLAILQLREEGVLDALQKRWWFDKGECHEANADASSNALSLSNVAGVFYILVGGLSMALFSAIIEFYWKSRSQSRKQKTSLAAAMRAKVRLSVTGENADLASQLHPKGNASAPSTETETTPIDKSKDSSPEGNHTEV, encoded by the exons GTGCTATTTTTACCGACAAATTGACCACTTCATTCTTCGGGTTCCGTCGAGGTGCCATCCTTCACAATGTGGCAAACAACGGGACGGATTCCGTACAGTTTGTGGGGTTTGAAAAGTATGTCAGCGACTCTAACAGCTTCGAGTTGGGTCAAAAAG TATGTGATCTCTTCACAAACGGAATCCTACTAATAGGAGCCGATATCGAGACGCCATTGATCCCCACTGCGCTGTCCTACAGTGGTACCTTCCACATCCCTATCATTATCACATCACTCTCCAAGCGGGACATGGGACTCAATACCACTGGGACTAGAGACTACCTGGTATCCTTGATGCCGTCGCTGGTGCCCGTCGTGGTTGACCTAGTACGGTTTCACCAGTGGAAAagatttgcatttatttatgaCGGCGATAAAG gactaCTCCGGCTGCATGCACTCATGGAGAGGCTCTCATTCAAAACCTATGACGTAGCGTTCCGGAAAATCAACAACAGGTCCTCAATAATCCAGACACTCCGGGAGTTCCGTGATACCAAACGCCAGCAGATCATTTGCGATACAAGCAACAAGAACACCAAGTTACTAATGGAACAG ATACCACTGCTTGGCATGGTGACTGCATCGTATCACTACATATTCATGGATCTT GATATTGATAAAATCAACATGGAGAAGTTTCAATATGGTGGGATGAACGTCACCGGATTCAACATCTTGAATGAAACGTCGTTTAACTTCATCCAGATGAAAAGAGCATGGGATTACATCAAGTTACAGAATACATCGACCATAAGCAGACAGAAGAATGTACTGACT CATAGATCCGGACTGATGATGGACCTTGTCGATGTCATGGACAAGACGGTGAAAATcttaaaacaagaaaagaaacttGAACAGTTTGACAATCGAGGCCAGAGGAGTTGCGACGATGATCCGTTCAGACCATGGGAGTTTGACAAGAATGTTCTCCGGTTCTTGAAAAGG GTGTCCTTTACAGGTGCTACTGGTCCAATATCTTTTAATAATTTCGGAGAGAGATCAAACTACGTTTTCAATATACTGAGTCTGTTCGATGACGGAATGCAAAAG ATTGGAACATGGGATGCCAAAGCTGTGAAACAACTTAAGTTTGACAACGTTGCCTACGCTAACGGCAATGGTCCTGGCAACTCCAAAAATAAAACCTACTTAGTAACATCTGTAATT GAACCCCCATACTTGATGTTGAAGGAGCCCCGACATCTATATTTTGGTAACAATAGGTACCAGGGCTACGCCATCGACCTACTGGAGGAAATCGTCAAAAAGACCCCGTTTAAATACAAGATCAACCTGGTGCATGATAAGGCATACGGGATACCCATCAACGGCACGTGGAATGGCATGGTGGGAGAGCTGGTAGATGGG aaagcGGACCTCGCTGTAGCGCCGCTTACGATCACATCGGATCGAGAGAGAGTCATAGACTTTACCAAGCCCTTCATGAGTTTAGGCATCAGTATTATGATCAAGAAACCCCAGACGACTAAACCGGATGTGTTCTCCTTTATGCACCCTCTGTCCTACGAGATCTGGATGTGTATTGTGCTCGCTTACGCAG GAGTAAGTGTGGTGTTGTTTCTCGTAAGTCGCTTCAGTCCCAAGGAGTGGTACCCGATTGAGTACACTCGGGTACCGACAGACGAGGCGCCGAGCGGTACCAATCAACTCAACGATAAGACTACCAATGACTTCGGAATCACAAACAGTCTTTGGTTCTCGTTCGGAGCTCTCATGCAGCAAGGATGTGATATATCGCCAAG GTCGTTGTCCGGTCGCATCGTGGGGGGAGTCTGGTGGTTTTTCACCCTCATCATCATCTCGTCTTACACGGCCAACCTCGCTGCTTTCTTGACCGTCGAGCGAATGGTAACAAACATCAAATCAGCCCAAGACCTCGTCCAGAGCAAAGACGTTTCTTACGGCATGCTTGGGGAGGGATCCACGCTGGAGTTCTTCAAG CAATCCAAAATCCCCCTGTATATGGATATGTGGACTTACATGAACAACTCAGAGAGGTCGGTCTTAATGACCAGCAACGAGCAAGGGGCTGAGAGGGTACGTCACATGAACGGCAAGTTCGCCTTCTTGATCGAGTCCACAATCAACGAATACTTCAGTCAGCAGAAGCCATGTGACACCATGAAGGTGGGACAGAACCTTGACTCCAAGAGCTACGGGATTGGTGTCTCCAGGAACCTGATTAAATTCAG TGACGATTTGACGCTAGCCATTCTGCAGTTACGGGAGGAAGGAGTGCTTGATGCACTGCAGAAGAGATGGTGGTTCGATAAGGGTGAATGCCATGAAGCCAACGCG GATGCAAGCTCTAATGCCCTGAGCTTGAGTAACGTAGCGGGCGTGTTCTACATCTTAGTCGGCGGTCTCTCCATGGCTCTCTTCTCAGCAATCATTGAATTCTACTGGAAATCAAGATCGCAATCTAGAAAGCAAAAG ACGAGCCTAGCTGCTGCTATGAGAGCTAAAGTACGTCTCTCGGTTACCGGGGAGAATGCGGACTTAGCAAGCCAGCTGCACCCCAAGGGCAACGCGTCTGCTCCCAGTACAGAGACCGAG aCCACACCAATAGATAAGTCAAAAGACTCGTCACCAGAAGGCAATCACACGGAAGTGTAA
- the LOC117293400 gene encoding glutamate receptor 2-like isoform X2, with amino-acid sequence MRPIFPLGDLWRGSALLLVAILVACLVSFCQGARQLSIGAIFTDKLTTSFFGFRRGAILHNVANNGTDSVQFVGFEKYVSDSNSFELGQKVCDLFTNGILLIGADIETPLIPTALSYSGTFHIPIIITSLSKRDMGLNTTGTRDYLVSLMPSLVPVVVDLVRFHQWKRFAFIYDGDKGLLRLHALMERLSFKTYDVAFRKINNRSSIIQTLREFRDTKRQQIICDTSNKNTKLLMEQIPLLGMVTASYHYIFMDLDIDKINMEKFQYGGMNVTGFNILNETSFNFIQMKRAWDYIKLQNTSTISRQKNVLTHRSGLMMDLVDVMDKTVKILKQEKKLEQFDNRGQRSCDDDPFRPWEFDKNVLRFLKRVSFTGATGPISFNNFGERSNYVFNILSLFDDGMQKIGTWDAKAVKQLKFDNVAYANGNGPGNSKNKTYLVTSVIEPPYLMLKEPRHLYFGNNRYQGYAIDLLEEIVKKTPFKYKINLVHDKAYGIPINGTWNGMVGELVDGKADLAVAPLTITSDRERVIDFTKPFMSLGISIMIKKPQTTKPDVFSFMHPLSYEIWMCIVLAYAGVSVVLFLVSRFSPKEWYPIEYTRVPTDEAPSGTNQLNDKTTNDFGITNSLWFSFGALMQQGCDISPRSLSGRIVGGVWWFFTLIIISSYTANLAAFLTVERMVTNIKSAQDLVQSKDVSYGMLGEGSTLEFFKQSKIPLYMDMWTYMNNSERSVLMTSNEQGAERVRHMNGKFAFLIESTINEYFSQQKPCDTMKVGQNLDSKSYGIGVSRNLIKFSDDLTLAILQLREEGVLDALQKRWWFDKGECHEANADASSNALSLSNVAGVFYILVGGLSMALFSAIIEFYWKSRSQSRKQKTSLAAAMRAKVRLSVTGENADLASQLHPKGNASAPSTETETLMMM; translated from the exons GTGCTATTTTTACCGACAAATTGACCACTTCATTCTTCGGGTTCCGTCGAGGTGCCATCCTTCACAATGTGGCAAACAACGGGACGGATTCCGTACAGTTTGTGGGGTTTGAAAAGTATGTCAGCGACTCTAACAGCTTCGAGTTGGGTCAAAAAG TATGTGATCTCTTCACAAACGGAATCCTACTAATAGGAGCCGATATCGAGACGCCATTGATCCCCACTGCGCTGTCCTACAGTGGTACCTTCCACATCCCTATCATTATCACATCACTCTCCAAGCGGGACATGGGACTCAATACCACTGGGACTAGAGACTACCTGGTATCCTTGATGCCGTCGCTGGTGCCCGTCGTGGTTGACCTAGTACGGTTTCACCAGTGGAAAagatttgcatttatttatgaCGGCGATAAAG gactaCTCCGGCTGCATGCACTCATGGAGAGGCTCTCATTCAAAACCTATGACGTAGCGTTCCGGAAAATCAACAACAGGTCCTCAATAATCCAGACACTCCGGGAGTTCCGTGATACCAAACGCCAGCAGATCATTTGCGATACAAGCAACAAGAACACCAAGTTACTAATGGAACAG ATACCACTGCTTGGCATGGTGACTGCATCGTATCACTACATATTCATGGATCTT GATATTGATAAAATCAACATGGAGAAGTTTCAATATGGTGGGATGAACGTCACCGGATTCAACATCTTGAATGAAACGTCGTTTAACTTCATCCAGATGAAAAGAGCATGGGATTACATCAAGTTACAGAATACATCGACCATAAGCAGACAGAAGAATGTACTGACT CATAGATCCGGACTGATGATGGACCTTGTCGATGTCATGGACAAGACGGTGAAAATcttaaaacaagaaaagaaacttGAACAGTTTGACAATCGAGGCCAGAGGAGTTGCGACGATGATCCGTTCAGACCATGGGAGTTTGACAAGAATGTTCTCCGGTTCTTGAAAAGG GTGTCCTTTACAGGTGCTACTGGTCCAATATCTTTTAATAATTTCGGAGAGAGATCAAACTACGTTTTCAATATACTGAGTCTGTTCGATGACGGAATGCAAAAG ATTGGAACATGGGATGCCAAAGCTGTGAAACAACTTAAGTTTGACAACGTTGCCTACGCTAACGGCAATGGTCCTGGCAACTCCAAAAATAAAACCTACTTAGTAACATCTGTAATT GAACCCCCATACTTGATGTTGAAGGAGCCCCGACATCTATATTTTGGTAACAATAGGTACCAGGGCTACGCCATCGACCTACTGGAGGAAATCGTCAAAAAGACCCCGTTTAAATACAAGATCAACCTGGTGCATGATAAGGCATACGGGATACCCATCAACGGCACGTGGAATGGCATGGTGGGAGAGCTGGTAGATGGG aaagcGGACCTCGCTGTAGCGCCGCTTACGATCACATCGGATCGAGAGAGAGTCATAGACTTTACCAAGCCCTTCATGAGTTTAGGCATCAGTATTATGATCAAGAAACCCCAGACGACTAAACCGGATGTGTTCTCCTTTATGCACCCTCTGTCCTACGAGATCTGGATGTGTATTGTGCTCGCTTACGCAG GAGTAAGTGTGGTGTTGTTTCTCGTAAGTCGCTTCAGTCCCAAGGAGTGGTACCCGATTGAGTACACTCGGGTACCGACAGACGAGGCGCCGAGCGGTACCAATCAACTCAACGATAAGACTACCAATGACTTCGGAATCACAAACAGTCTTTGGTTCTCGTTCGGAGCTCTCATGCAGCAAGGATGTGATATATCGCCAAG GTCGTTGTCCGGTCGCATCGTGGGGGGAGTCTGGTGGTTTTTCACCCTCATCATCATCTCGTCTTACACGGCCAACCTCGCTGCTTTCTTGACCGTCGAGCGAATGGTAACAAACATCAAATCAGCCCAAGACCTCGTCCAGAGCAAAGACGTTTCTTACGGCATGCTTGGGGAGGGATCCACGCTGGAGTTCTTCAAG CAATCCAAAATCCCCCTGTATATGGATATGTGGACTTACATGAACAACTCAGAGAGGTCGGTCTTAATGACCAGCAACGAGCAAGGGGCTGAGAGGGTACGTCACATGAACGGCAAGTTCGCCTTCTTGATCGAGTCCACAATCAACGAATACTTCAGTCAGCAGAAGCCATGTGACACCATGAAGGTGGGACAGAACCTTGACTCCAAGAGCTACGGGATTGGTGTCTCCAGGAACCTGATTAAATTCAG TGACGATTTGACGCTAGCCATTCTGCAGTTACGGGAGGAAGGAGTGCTTGATGCACTGCAGAAGAGATGGTGGTTCGATAAGGGTGAATGCCATGAAGCCAACGCG GATGCAAGCTCTAATGCCCTGAGCTTGAGTAACGTAGCGGGCGTGTTCTACATCTTAGTCGGCGGTCTCTCCATGGCTCTCTTCTCAGCAATCATTGAATTCTACTGGAAATCAAGATCGCAATCTAGAAAGCAAAAG ACGAGCCTAGCTGCTGCTATGAGAGCTAAAGTACGTCTCTCGGTTACCGGGGAGAATGCGGACTTAGCAAGCCAGCTGCACCCCAAGGGCAACGCGTCTGCTCCCAGTACAGAGACCGAG ACCTTGATGATGATGTGA